TTCACCATCGGCTTTCAAAGAATCTCTTGTTGAATTTTTTAAGTAATCACGAAGAGTCTCGTAAGAATCAAAAACGAAGGGAGTCACCTCAGGGTGTGCACAAAGATTCAAAACCAAAGCTGGTTTATGAGCAAATCCAGCTTCAGCAAGAGGCAAATTAAAAAGTTCCCATTGGGAAAAACTTACCAAGGCATCACATTCGGAATAATAAGAAGCCAATTCCTGATCTGTGACAACGCCAGGGGTGTTTATTCCCGAAATATTTAATTTTCGAACAGAATCTTCATCTCCCCGACCAACAACTGTTATCTGACATATTTTTCCCAGTTCTTTTTTTAAGCGAATTATATGATCTAGCCCCTTATATTTCCACTCCCCCTTACGATAACGAGTTACGGTCAATATCTTTATGGGCCCCTGAACATCGGGACAGAGTTTCTTGTAG
This genomic stretch from Fibrobacter sp. harbors:
- a CDS encoding glycosyltransferase family 4 protein, which encodes YEHGFPPVELCLPEEREARLKEIGNRQGLIYPTLNQIVTISRYGAEYLNWPKASVIYNGADHYERLYKKLCPDVQGPIKILTVTRYRKGEWKYKGLDHIIRLKKELGKICQITVVGRGDEDSVRKLNISGINTPGVVTDQELASYYSECDALVSFSQWELFNLPLAEAGFAHKPALVLNLCAHPEVTPFVFDSYETLRDYLKNSTRDSLKADGEKMFAYVHTRFRWKQNGEKLVRLIRASCSNPRFNRPMFSKKVLWAFWNFREYLRQNLYKKWKKRP